TGTCTAAGGTACATCTGAATTCTCTCTAGAAGGATGATTTTCCTTGTGCTTGGCACCTTTCATTCTATTCTTAAAGAGATATGTCTCACTTGGTTTCATGCTGCCtttgctgctttcctctcctCAGTTCTTGCCTGCCTGCAGTAGACTGTAGAGGAGAAGGCTGTTGGTCTTGTGCTTTAATGTTGCTTCTAATTCCTCCTtcattctgtttccttttctgagtAACACTGTGTTCTACTCTTGACTATTATTTTTGACTTCCTGTTCATGTTACTCATTCTTATCAGccattttttctgattttcttgcCGATCCATTATCTTTCAGAAAGATAGTGCTGCGATCATTCCTACTGTTCTGCGAGTATTGTCTCATGGTTCTCTCGCACTTTTCCAtcacctgtatttttttcactaaCACAAATTCTGGGGGAGGTAGAATGTTCTACAGTCGTGCTGTTGTACATTGGGGCCAAGCCTATGACTCTAGGCATGGAATAGTAGAAACATTGTAAAGTGTTACAACCATGCTATTTTAGCTGACACTAGCATGATTCTTGATACGTGGACTGCTGTGTAAGTACCTTTAGTAGGTTGTATAAACgcctgttttattctgtttcaaaaaTGGCCTCATCTCCAGAAGAATTATCCCAAGTCTTGAGTGTTTCTATGTCCATATTCATAGAAATTATAGCTgttaaagcatttatttttcattttttcagtctcAAGCAGTATCCAGATtggcagcagcacacagaggaGCTATACGAGCCTTGCAGGCATTTGCCAGTCAGTTTACTGATCAAACAGAGCAACTTATTCCTACCCACTACAAGGAACTGGGCAGTCTCATTCGACAGCTGTCTCTTTGTTCTGCCAAACTAGAAGTGGATTCTTCAGTTTCTGACATTATCATAGATATTTTGCTGCAAATTGAGGTAGGAATaagcattttgtttctgctaaagaagaagagaaatagtGAAATAAAAGACTGTGTAAGCTATATCGTGTCTTCATGAAATTGCAGAAtatctatattttctttttttttttaaaggccatTTTCCTAATATATTAGCATGTTGCTAATGTTCATAAAATAATGGTGGTCTAAATAAAGTTGCGTCCTATTCACGGAAGCTACCTGTGGTAGTTCATGTTAAtgcttttcctgtctttatTGGCTGTCCTGGTAGAATGAAAACTGGTAGTGATAGTGGTAACAGAACACCAATTTCTGATTCATTTGCCATTTTCAGGATTGAAAGAATTGCATTTGATGTATTGGTGTACATTACGTGTCGATTGTTTTGAAATGCATGCTTTAGTCATCAGGATTAGTAGAGGCTCTGCTTCATACAGTCATGGCTGCAGAATTATCTAGGCAGAAGATAAAATTGTAGCTACAAGAGATACTGAAGCTCTGTGCCCTTCAAATAACTTTCGGTGATATctgatgttttaaaacatgttgATATAATAGAAAAGTTCTGATTTGCATTTCCTGATGCAGTTTCTAACTACCAGGATTCTTTTTAAGTAAGAACCTACATAACCTGAACTATTATGAAACCAGTATTTAattcatttgaataaaaatagctGATACAATAGCcacaagatattttatttaacttaaaTATTGTTCTAACTGTAAGAGctgtgttgttatttttgttttgaactgcTTATTAGCACATTAACAGCGAGTGAAAATTGCCTTGGAAAAGGACGGGAGGTAGAATTAAGTTTGGACTTGTCATTGGAAAAAGAGTTCGTCTGTCTTATCGTAGTCATGTGGGTGTTCTTACTATCTGTAGTCTTTGTGtccatttctttttgaatatgCTGTAACAGATAATTTGCTGgagttttctgtaaataaaaaaaagcaaaacttttccACGTTACACAAAGATGCTTCTGCATGATCAAGCTATCAAGTATAgtcactacaaaaaaaaaaaaacaccaacaagaaaacaaacaaacaaaaacaaagccacacTAAAAAGTTCCAATTACTTAGATTCTCTTTAATTTGCTTCTCATCATTCTTCATTATCTCATAGGGTTTACTGAGAGagtaattaaaattataaatatttcatgcaGGATCTGGATTCAttgctggaaaagaaacaagcagccaaaaaatcaaagaaatgtcTTACAGCATCTCAGCACAAATCTCCAGTGAACACTGAGACATCTCCAGACAGAAAGCAGCTGACATctccaaaaggagaaaaaaagtctctcATCTTAAAGGGAAAACATGGACAAGAACCTAGAAAATTTCCAGCTTCCAGAGGTCTCTTGATTGgcttatatttcatttttaaataaactttattaGTTAACTTACCATCTGGAGTTCAGTTTTGTAGTATGTTACATACTGCTGGACAGACGTGTATAACAGCCCATATGTAGTCATCAGATACACATAGCCTTGGTaggcatttttttcagcagttccCATGAGATGATGGGCCTGCAGGTTTATATGCCTCTTTCTAATTATATCGTCTTCATATTCTCATGTCCATTTCTTTTACAGTGGGCTATGCTTGGattgcttttcttcagtgtaTACCTAAATGACAGTTTAGAAGTTAACTTTAATGGTGCATAAAGAACATATCCAAATGCCTATGTGGAAAAGActgtataaatatattcttttgaCATGCTGAGTCATTGACTGTCTCCAAAAAAACTATCATTGTTTATAGGACTTTTAACAATGAATAGCATACTGAAGCTTTGGCTCAGAGTTTCATTAGTTTGTGCAGTTTCTCTACCTTTGAGGAGTTTTGAGAGGCATggctttattttgttcttgacAATGCATTCATCCCTTCTGCACTGTAGTCACACTTTCAGTACCTAGAGACACATTGatagttgtctttgtttttcactgatagaagtctttgtttttcactaCCAGATGGCCGTGCAACCTTTGGGAATTGGTTTCCTTTATTGTTCATTTACCTCATATATGATATTAAATGAGCTTTATTCTTTCTCACCATCTTTTGAAGTAAGGTTACTAACTGACATATTTTGCCACCTCACGAAAACCATTATAGATTACTACATTATTATATAGCCTCTGTAATTGACCTTatgtgatatggtttagtggaggacttgttagtgttaggtcagaggttggactaagTGATCGTgaagatctcttccaacctaggtgattctgtgattattctTATATGGGGTGTCTCTCAAATACATTATGCTGCTTTTTATCAGAAGAGTAAAGTTAAGGGGGAGAAGACTACTATGACATGAATTTTTTTTGGCAGTCCAGAGAGAGAGTATATTGACAAGCATTTTTTGGTTTTCATGTATCTTGTGGCGAAAAATAcgttgtttttttaaaatcattgccTAGACCTCATATAGCAATGACTGTTCAAAGGCTTTCAAATgattgcatgtgtgtgtatgtatatagaGAATGTGTGTATATTTTCATGTACACAtagatatacacacacacaaagcaaaatttccttttcaatgaAACAATGTAATAAGCCAGTTTACTTAATAGTTGGCAGGAAATACAAgcgggttttttttttttgtttgtttttaattttgatttttttgaattATGGTAAAGCTTTGAATTTTGTTATTAGGTATACCTAGCACAACAGAAATGTCAAATGCAGACATAAACATGATTCTTGCCCCTTTGAACTTCCAgttgaaaatttcttttttatttttgatacagATAAACATCAACGTGttacaaatatttcagcagTTCAGAAGATGAACAGTCATGCTCATATATTGCACAATAAAttccaagaagaaaatgatCTACCTACTCCAGAGAGAAATGCCGTTTTAAAAGGAAGTATAGATTCACGGTTGAGATCTAGAGCTGTAAAAAAGGATCTCATCCTTGAAAGTGGccctttgaaaaagaaagacgTGATATTACCTGCAAAATCACAGGTATGGAAGTGATAAAAGAATTTTATGCTTTCTTCAAATTGTCCCCTGGGATTTGTTATTTATTGTAAGGCACAGTCAAGCTTTGtacttcctcatttttttttattctgagctCAGAGACATAGGGGGATAAATTCTGTCATGTGCCTGTACTATTtctggtgtttttattttatcaaatgttttttgaaagtaATGTTATTGCTCATTAAAAATGCACTGTACAACTAGGAACAATGAGTAACAGAatgaacaaggaaaaatatttgcccAAAACtagtttcatttttgaaattaaCATGGTTATTTTTCAACTTGGAATTAAAGATTAAGTATTTTCCCCTTATTGGTCATCCTCTGATGCCTTCTGTGATAGTGTTGTGCTAACTTTTGGAGGATATAATTTAGGCAGATTTTCTTCATTGATTATAGAAATTATAAAACTATGCAAGACAAATTCTGGGTTCTGATAAATCCTTCCTCCAGTCAGCAGGAGGCTTCTGTGTTGCAAACAAATGAGTtgtttaaaaactattttcaagTGCTAATTTTTGTGAATAGTTcattttttgttcctttaaatATCTTCCTTTGTTTATATCCTTCCTTTGTTCCTTTAAATACCTTCCTCTAAATATCACCTTCAGCTTGAAAAACCAGTTCTGGTATTAGTAACGTGGATTTATGCATATGTAACTATTTTACTGCTTGCCATATCAGTGAGAACTGTAAGCAGTGTATGGAAGGCTAAACATTTCAATAATTCATACTGAAGGGACTAGTCCTGAATGTCTTTGCCACAAATGCAGATATGGCAATATTAGAGTTTTATTGCTGAGAGGAATGTTACCTTGGAAATCTTCTGTTTGGATTTACTCAGAGTTAACACAGAGTCTAATTATGAAAAAGTCCACAGAAGCTTTTTCCCCTTAAAAGCAACAGTGGACAAATTAGAGCTCCTTGCAAAAATTGTATTTGCAGAATTAAGCACGTTCTGTTTGGGCACAGTTGTACTTCCCTTTAAATCAGTTGTAAAACCTCCACATATGTTAACTATGCAATAAAGCCACCATACCTGACTTCAAGACAAATTCTGAAGCAGAAtacaaaatactttcaaaagtGAACAACAGAAGATGCATGTTTTCAATACGATTGTGTTAATTTTAAGGGAATGCTTAAACCTCTAAAACCAAGGCAGGTACAGCCTCAAGGAAAGCATGCCCAATTTCAAGAGACAACTATAGCTTttcagctaaaagagaataaacGACTTGTTAAGGAGAGCAGAATACCCTGGGTGCCTCCAAACCCTACATCTCCACCTGCTTCACCGAAACGGTATGTTCACAGTCTAGTGTTAACCTTACTTTTCTGTGGAAATGTTGCTGTATGTGTAAATAGTAAATAGGATGGATTGGGTCTGGCTCTCAGAGCATGAAGGCAAGTGGCACAGTATATCTCACAACCAGATGGTTGTATTCTTTTCTCACTCAGCATAAAGTGGCCCTATTCATACAGCCTGGGAAAAGGCATTGCCTTATGCTTTTTCCTGGATTACGTCCCAATATTGTCTGGGAGTCAGGCTGAAACTGTGCAGGCAACTGTGCTGTGCACTGACAGTGTACATAACATGCAGAATGGATGTTCATATGCCATGTTGGTGCTTGTGGTCTGGCTCTGATTTAGTTCTCCTCTAAAAAATATGTTGTTATGCTGTTTGTATCTGTTGGTCCTGCCATAATGGTTTTCAAGCTCATAAGCTAATTTCAATTCACACTAACAGAGGTAAAAGTAACAGCAATATGTTCCGTAAAGTGTCATGAAATTAATTATTCATCTAAATGAATAGTTCCTAGTAGTGCCTTCTGTGTGGGGAGTAATGTGATCATATCAAAATGTGTTACTGATCAGAGAATATATATAGCCTGTAAGCCTTTTGTAAATGGCACCACTACAAGAAAGTTTTTAGgggctttatttttgttttaggcATGCATCTCTGATCTGTAGTACATCAGACTTATTAATCCTGCAGTCAGAAAAGTAAGCATTTCTGATGTGCACATTTAATATTATTTGTAGTAATGTGTTCAGGGTTATTTCACTGTGGAAAAATGCTCAGGGATAAATGCTAAAAGAACTAgatcaggggaaaaaatctcAATCAACATTGGCTGAACATGTCTTTTAAAAGTGATCTTTTTATTGGATGGAGTTATCTGAAATAATTATTAGTATTGAGTTATTAGTGAAAGGCTGTTCCAATTAATCCTTATATGCTGGAGGGAAGTCTCCTCATAGTAATATATTTGTTATCATTTGCCCTCTTCCTTCTAAGatcttttaagaaataaaaaataaaaacagataatgtggtaatgaaataattaaaacaccTGGAAATAGCTAGACCCTACATCCTCTTGTCAACACCTCTTAGGAAGATCGTTTGCAGGACTAGGGAAGAAATTCAGTGTGAACGTTACCAAACATGTCATATTGACCTCCTCTTTATGTTTCCACCATTGCATTTACACGGGCTTAGTTTTATGCCTCTAATTCAGCCAATTAAGATCAGAAGAGTTACCCACTGAGAGCTTAAATATGGTCTGAAAGGCATAATTTGAGCAAAGGTTAGTGCAATAATTATGTTTGCtatgaaaatagtattttgtgCCATTAGTGTTTTCCCACCATTGACAGTGCTCACAGGATATCCAGGACTGCAAGTTCCAAGAAGCTCATTCATAAGCAttcagctttgcagaaagggaatacagaagaaagaagactAGGGCTCATGGAAAAAGAAGCTCTCAGGTTGGCATGAATATTCCAATTGGAAACACTAagtattttttgtgtttctttttttttttttctcttgtttggaGCTGGTTTGATTCTGAGGGTAAATAGCCAGTGTTTTGTGTAGTTAGGCAAGGGTTGAATCAAGGCCAGGCTAGTGAATGCTAAACTGAGTTGCAGATGATTAAGTTATTTCACGTCCCTTCATGTGGAACTATGAAGTCCCCTTAGTTTAATGAGAtgaagcttgcttttttttttttttttttttttcctacctctctttcctttctcagagAAATTTGAGCCTTTTTTGGCCATGGAGGGatactttcctttctctcttcctcttctgtagGGTTTGGAGTCTTATAATCCAAGTGTAACCTGTCCAGCATTTGGGACTACTCCTTTCATTAGGGGTTGGTTCACTTGATTTGCATGTggtataaaaatacagaaaattaactAGCAGCATAAGTAGCAAGGAACAGGTGAAGAAGGATTCATGGAGTCCTTCTAGTGATGGCTAAACTGAGCTACAGATGATTAAATACTTCCATGCCCCTTCATGTTCAATTTCATGTCCCTTCATTGATAGAGGATCCTTTCGCAGAACAGGAATGTGGAAGTAAAACAAGATCTCCCTGGCTAAAACATGACAACTGACCATATTCATAATGTATTTCCTCTTGCTTTATGCTTATTCCTTTTATTATAGTTGCTGGTTACTTTTACTCCGATGTCCTCATTCCTGTTTTTGCAGTGAgtaaaaaaatgattaatgtGCCTTAACACTGCCTCCAGGAGGATTcattccatgatcttgccaggcacagaggtgaggctcaccggtctgtagttcactgggtcttcctttctacccattttgaaaatgggagtgatgtttccctttttcaagtcaccagggactttacctgactgccatgatttttcaaatatgattaAGAGTGGCTTGATGACTATATCAgtcagttccctcaggaccctgggatgcatgttaccaggccccatagacttgcaGTTGTTAAGCTGCATCAGGAAGTCCCAAACTTGTTCTTCGCTTAGAGTGGAAGGGactctgcttccccagcccccaCGTAGAGATGTGGAAGGCCTGACCACTAGTGAAGACCGAGGCAAAGAagttaagtacctcagccttctctatgTCAGTTGTTATCAGTTCACCGTCATCATTTGTCAGAGGCAGTACATTCTTCTTGGTCTTTCTTTTGCAGCCAATGTACCTGTAGAATCCCctattattttttgcatccctTGCTAAGTTTAGTTTtgtcagtgccttggctttcctgatcctaTCCCTGTACATCCGGACAGCGTTTCTGTATTCTTGTCAGGGCACATGGCCCTGTTTCCCctgtctgtgcatttccttcttttgcttaAGTTTGACCAGAAGGTCATTGTTCAGCCATGTCagtttcctgccttccctgcttggTTTATTACATACAGGAATAGGGAGCTCTTGTGCTCTaaggaaaatatccttaaagagttgccagttCTGATCAGCTCCTCTGTCCCTAGGGACCATGTCTCAcgggatctcatccactaatTCTCTGAACAGCTGGAAGTTTGCTCTTCtaaagttcagggtcctgactttgctcttagcGAGGCCTGTATCCCTTGAGATCACGAACTCAActcatggtcactgcaacccAAGCTTTCTCCAGTCTTAACCTCTTCAATGAGTTCTTCCACATCGGTGAGCTCCAGGTCCAGTAACACTTCTCCTCCAGTTGGCTTGTCTAATACCTGAATGAGGAAGTTGTCCTCAGTGCACTCCAGGGTTCTCCTGGTTTGCTTACTGCCTGCCACGTAGCTTTTCCAGCAAACATCTAGGAGGTTGAAATCCCGCAGGAGGATGAGAGCCTGTGAGTGTGATGATTCTTGTAGTTGGAGCAAGAAGGCTTCATCAGTGGGCTCCCCTTGATCGGTTGGCCTGCAGTgtagaccccaaccacaaggtgtcctttgTTGGTCTAGTCCTTAATTTTTACCCACAGGCTCTCAACCTGCTCTTGGgtgtttctcagaggcaactCTTCGCAATCTATCCATTTCTTAACATAGAGGGCAATGCCCTCACCTTTCCGTGCTTGGCTATCTATCCTGTAAAACTTTTAGCCCTCCATTCCAATGTTCCATTTGTGTGATTTGTCCCACCATGCTTCCTTGATAGCAATTAGATCATAGTTGTAGATCATAGatctaacaaaaaaataaaattagatcaTAGTCATGATGAGGATAGGCATTTGGGCACTGCACTGTTGAAggtacaggaaaaatatttcaaaaaaggcTAATTGTTTTATATGTATAACTTGAGTCACTTACTAATGTTTTTGTGTGtagaaagctttctgttttataGAAGTTGTTTTGAACTATTAGAATTGCAACAGAGAAGCAACCTATATTCCTTCCATTGCCCaagattttgttcttgtttgtgaAACTAACTTCATTAATTACTTATGTTACCTATGTTTTTTAAAGTGCCAGTTTGTTGTTATATTTTGCATGAATATTTCCAGCTAaatgttctctgttttttaaatgtgattgACCTACTATCACAGTACAGCACTGAGAAAGAAAGTCAGTTCCATGAGagcaaaatatatgtttttgaCCTAGTCGGTAATACAGTCtaggtttgtttatttaaaatcatattcAGCATCCTGTTGACCAGGGCTACCCAGGTTTAGTTTGCCTTGAAACTGCTGTTTCTGATATTTGAAACCAGCAGATCCAGACGTTGCATCTATAGTGGGCAGTGTGTATTGTAAGATGAGGAGCTTGTCTATCAAGGCAGTATTTGTGGTCAGCCATGAAGTTGCCTGTTTGCCAGTAGCAGAGGCAGAAATGAAGATCCCTTGTTCTCAAATGAATTTCCTGACTTATACCATCTTAAAGTCAGTATCACTTTTCTCTCTAAagttttttcagcattttctaacCTAATGTCCAGAATCAGATGATTTCATTCTCCAGTTGTTAGAATGTGAATTTTGTAACCCTctgtatattattatttttgaagactAGCATGGCTTGAAGGAGGAACTTCAAGAAGAATGAAGGTTCTAACTGACCTCAGCaaaggagaaatggaaaaaataaaaaagttaaggTAATGACTTGCTTTGAAGAGTTAATAAATATCAGATCTGATATGGCTTTCCCCTAATTCCCCCTACTAATATTAAAAACTTCCAATCTTCCCACTTACAGAAAAATTGGATtgatgtgtttatttgtttgtttttttaaatatttttaaattattattttcataccAAGTTTCAGAATGACATCGTcatttagttgttttttgtttttgtcttttttgtgtgtgtgtatgtgcaggTCACAAGGTGCTTCTCCAACCCAGTATGTAGACAAAGTTGAGAAGGCAGTACAGAAACGCCTAGAACCTCTGTTGGATAGGGCACAGGTAGTACTTTCAAGCTCATGGCAGTATTTGAAGGATACATGGGTAAAGGGACAAtacaaaatttcttttcaacagtgCAAGTAAGCAGTTTGGGGGAGAAACATCTAAAATGATTTATGTAGTCACTATGGTTTTGGACATTTGACAaatgtatttccatttcagtatGTGGGTCTTGAGTTATTTTAACCAAGTTTGGCAAAActgcattaattatttttatcttttttttggtagtttCCTGTCAAGTAGTATATAGTCAAAAAAGTTCTACACTATCCATGACTGGACTTgataagattattttaataatttatacaATACCATATTTAATGACTAAATGTATTTTGACTAGTAATATTTATGACTAAAAATACAGACAGCTCGATTATCATGAGTAGATTTATGTTTTGTTAGCAGATCAATCTCTCCTTGGAAACAAACTGTCACCTGAagtattctttttttgtaaacCATCTTTCAACTCATGCAGCTGAGAACGCTTATTCTATCTGTATGTTATAAAGTAAAGGTGTTTGAAATTTATGATGAATTTTTATCTTTGACATGTGGCAGAATACATCTAAAAAAGTAACAATGTTTTCTTGAACTTAGCCATTTCCACTGGCATACGATACATCTTTAAAACAACGTCACTGTGTGGGCACACATGCCTTCTGaagtattttcctgttttaactATGTACATTATGAAACCGTGGGAAACCTGTTTCTAacgtttatttttaatatgttgaGTCTGATGTGACCTTGAACGCATGAAGTtgatggagggggaaaaaatgttttcatataaaATCGTACAGGTACATGAACAGTGATGTCATAGCATGGCTAATCGGTAAAATTGTACACAACTGAAACCTACAGCTTTGGCCTAGGTTTACCTGCTATGTATTTCTCTTTATGTACTCATTACTTCCTGGAGCTGCTGTGGGACTTTTCCTGTATGTTCAGTTAAATGTGTGTGTACTGTTTTGTAAGTGA
This is a stretch of genomic DNA from Anser cygnoides isolate HZ-2024a breed goose chromosome 18, Taihu_goose_T2T_genome, whole genome shotgun sequence. It encodes these proteins:
- the KIAA0753 gene encoding protein moonraker isoform X5 — its product is MLYVLQQQVKEIQDDLEKLSPHEIKHTKKSQAVSRLAAAHRGAIRALQAFASQFTDQTEQLIPTHYKELGSLIRQLSLCSAKLEVDSSVSDIIIDILLQIEDLDSLLEKKQAAKKSKKCLTASQHKSPVNTETSPDRKQLTSPKGEKKSLILKGKHGQEPRKFPASRDKHQRVTNISAVQKMNSHAHILHNKFQEENDLPTPERNAVLKGSIDSRLRSRAVKKDLILESGPLKKKDVILPAKSQGMLKPLKPRQVQPQGKHAQFQETTIAFQLKENKRLVKESRIPWVPPNPTSPPASPKRAHRISRTASSKKLIHKHSALQKGNTEERRLGLMEKEALRLAWLEGGTSRRMKVLTDLSKGEMEKIKKLRSQGASPTQYVDKVEKAVQKRLEPLLDRAQQVAANADILSEKVLDDLLEDTAQELWNTEQQKKLQAEEFMADSPSLETMLQRMEEIERYQAAVCRRFTQIVYSDSKFWAQEMDQQSALTAKTPTSPHPIHITKLTQHVEPETDILIEKLFDDNDTDENKEAKEKLPTGNDILDPWTQNSLQKECYISLPVTKDMLQSIKDYNSRYEHYLKLIFHEAVGGFNPWQIAESLAEELTEEALCDVAAELQDVCEDYAEAVFTSEFLQPAQ